The proteins below are encoded in one region of Alistipes communis:
- a CDS encoding DUF1735 and LamG domain-containing protein, with protein sequence MKRHIGFLSVLLVGSGALVSCQDDTEHFDNKIYNTAEQTSTVFVEEEADSYVRTLQAQLAMPADSDISFAYVADPEQVEWYNTAYSDSAGMLPADYYEIPDPEAVIPAGETASSEVEIRFRNLLSLDKTQVYVLPVSIDGADVATLASRRTVYFVVKEASLVNVVANLRENAVSVEWRNPDPLRNLRSLTAEALVKVDEFADGRGSNISTLMGVEGHFLLRFGDTAPNNQLQVVGRPAGTTVDEKLTSSDWTVKTGRWTHIAVTYDSDTHEVNVYIDGVKKTPQTFARFADPVDWGRYYATETETQRSFWIGYSYEDARYLDGDISEVRVWNKVLAEEDINGKNHFYKLYDPELNGNLVAYWKFNEGGGATVGDYSQYGNDAAATKVLTWNAVELPAK encoded by the coding sequence ATGAAACGTCATATCGGATTTTTGTCCGTATTGCTGGTCGGATCGGGAGCGCTTGTCTCCTGCCAGGACGATACGGAGCATTTCGACAACAAGATTTACAATACGGCCGAACAAACCTCTACGGTCTTCGTCGAGGAGGAAGCCGACAGCTATGTGCGCACGTTGCAGGCGCAGCTCGCGATGCCTGCCGATTCGGACATTTCGTTCGCCTATGTCGCCGATCCGGAGCAGGTCGAGTGGTATAATACGGCCTATTCGGATTCCGCCGGGATGCTTCCTGCGGATTATTACGAGATTCCCGATCCGGAGGCCGTGATTCCTGCGGGAGAAACGGCTTCGAGCGAGGTGGAGATCCGGTTCAGGAACCTGCTGTCGCTCGACAAAACGCAGGTTTATGTGCTTCCGGTTTCGATCGACGGCGCCGATGTCGCGACGCTGGCCAGCCGTCGTACCGTTTATTTCGTGGTGAAGGAAGCATCGCTCGTCAATGTCGTTGCCAACCTGCGGGAGAATGCGGTAAGTGTCGAATGGCGGAATCCGGATCCGCTCCGGAATCTTCGCAGCCTCACGGCCGAAGCGCTTGTCAAGGTAGACGAATTCGCCGACGGACGCGGATCGAACATTTCGACCTTGATGGGCGTCGAAGGCCATTTCCTGCTGCGGTTCGGCGATACGGCTCCGAACAATCAGTTGCAGGTCGTGGGACGGCCTGCGGGAACGACCGTCGACGAAAAACTGACCTCTTCGGATTGGACGGTGAAGACCGGACGCTGGACGCATATTGCCGTTACCTACGATAGCGATACCCATGAGGTGAACGTCTATATCGACGGAGTGAAAAAGACGCCGCAGACATTCGCACGGTTTGCGGACCCTGTGGATTGGGGACGCTACTATGCCACCGAGACCGAAACGCAGCGCAGTTTCTGGATCGGCTACTCTTACGAAGATGCGCGTTATCTCGACGGCGATATTTCGGAGGTGCGCGTCTGGAATAAGGTGCTCGCTGAGGAGGATATCAACGGGAAAAATCATTTCTACAAGCTCTATGATCCGGAATTGAACGGCAATCTGGTAGCCTACTGGAAGTTCAACGAAGGCGGCGGCGCAACCGTCGGGGATTATTCGCAGTACGGTAACGATGCCGCGGCTACGAAGGTGCTGACATGGAACGCTGTGGAACTCCCGGCCAAATAA
- a CDS encoding BT_3987 domain-containing protein has protein sequence MKTYEFLKRNALLLLLAAAAGFSGGCNQTEIDMFPADESGIVSTDTQMGYLTDENAQREFVTVEVRERGGGSVALYLRATKKSGTASEVSLVYAPEVLEAYNEQTGNSFEALPETAVGFSSGKFSLAAGSQQSGELTLNYALTTEQAVGATYVIPVRAEVVSGELKMKSEDAEYLIFLNVVENPGDCDKGEDAAKVFCVMETNDVNPLNLLSFTLDDSGKYLFDALVLFSDNIILDEATGTVHALVNDNIKYILNNREKYLTPLQERGMKVILAITPYHTHAGVANLKPATADAFAKELKIICDTYELDGVFFDDEYTALVSPPPTGFYAENTAEAAADLMFRVKRMMPDRWVVAYQLGAIWDLSGEGCEFEADDKTWLPGDYIDYVMVDYSESAWASLAQFPGLPASRFGLHSFDFNSYTPLWPSVGRLEQVRDTYKTLFLYGLNPYHRSGSFDTTPVGSSEKMTQVQALERVTSTLYGEEMLFDGHTYTKDW, from the coding sequence ATGAAGACATACGAATTTTTGAAACGGAATGCTCTCCTCCTGTTGCTGGCGGCGGCCGCGGGGTTCTCCGGCGGTTGTAACCAAACGGAGATCGATATGTTCCCGGCCGATGAGAGCGGCATCGTGTCCACCGATACTCAGATGGGGTATCTGACCGATGAGAATGCGCAGCGTGAATTCGTGACGGTAGAAGTCCGAGAGCGGGGCGGCGGGAGTGTGGCGCTTTACCTCCGTGCCACGAAAAAGTCAGGGACGGCGAGCGAGGTGTCGCTGGTCTATGCGCCCGAAGTGCTCGAGGCTTACAACGAGCAGACGGGCAACTCGTTCGAGGCGCTGCCCGAAACGGCTGTCGGGTTTTCGTCCGGCAAGTTTTCTCTGGCGGCCGGTTCCCAGCAATCCGGCGAGCTGACTTTGAACTATGCCCTCACGACGGAGCAGGCCGTAGGAGCCACCTATGTGATTCCGGTGCGTGCCGAGGTCGTTTCGGGTGAACTGAAAATGAAATCCGAAGATGCGGAGTATCTCATTTTCCTCAATGTGGTTGAAAATCCCGGAGACTGCGATAAGGGCGAAGATGCGGCCAAGGTTTTCTGTGTGATGGAAACCAACGACGTGAATCCGCTCAATCTGCTCAGTTTTACGTTGGATGATTCCGGCAAATATCTGTTCGATGCTCTTGTCTTATTCTCCGACAACATCATTCTCGACGAAGCGACCGGAACGGTACATGCATTGGTCAACGACAATATCAAATATATCCTGAACAACAGGGAGAAGTATCTTACGCCTTTGCAGGAGCGTGGCATGAAGGTCATTCTGGCCATCACGCCGTATCATACCCATGCCGGAGTGGCCAACCTCAAACCCGCGACGGCCGATGCTTTTGCCAAGGAGTTGAAGATCATCTGCGACACGTATGAACTGGACGGTGTATTCTTCGACGATGAGTATACCGCTCTGGTATCGCCTCCTCCCACGGGGTTCTATGCCGAGAATACGGCCGAGGCCGCTGCGGATCTGATGTTCCGGGTAAAGCGTATGATGCCCGACCGCTGGGTCGTCGCCTATCAGTTGGGTGCGATCTGGGACCTCAGCGGCGAGGGATGCGAATTCGAGGCGGATGATAAGACCTGGCTGCCGGGCGATTATATCGACTATGTGATGGTCGATTACAGTGAAAGTGCCTGGGCATCGCTTGCGCAGTTCCCGGGGCTTCCGGCCAGCCGGTTCGGACTTCACTCTTTTGATTTTAACAGCTATACTCCATTATGGCCGAGCGTGGGGAGATTGGAGCAGGTGCGAGATACCTACAAAACGCTTTTCCTGTATGGATTGAATCCGTACCATCGTTCGGGGTCGTTCGATACGACGCCTGTGGGGAGTAGTGAAAAGATGACCCAAGTGCAGGCGTTGGAGCGAGTGACCAGCACGCTTTACGGAGAGGAGATGCTCTTCGACGGTCATACCTATACGAAAGATTGGTAA